AAGGACTGTTGCCATAGCGGCGAATGTGTTAGTTTCCATTAACACAGCAATGAAGATAATTCATGAGAAAGAGATGTCGTTGGATTCCGACGTTGGCAAACTGTTGCTAAAATCGATagaaaagattgaattCTACAGCGATTACTATCTcatgaatttgaaagctgaCTGTACCGGGATGATTTGTGCCGCGATCAGCCGAAACTCTTCCGAGGAATCAACCCATGATTTAATTGCCGATCATGTTAATATACTGATAAAGAATGTTGTGGATGTAGAGGAGCCATTTATGAGGGTACTGCGTGCAATGTCCCTAGTCTCAATCTACAAATATAACTCAGCGAGTGCTTCTTTCCCCAGGATATTCGAAGTCATTTTAGCGTTAGTACAGGACCCTCACCCTGTTGTACATTCCTGGTCATTGAGAGCCATGCATGTATTattggagaaagaaactaCGATAGACGTAACGCTGGCGTCCAATCTGCTAAAAATCCTTCTTTTTGTTCTAACTGAATCCTCGTACGGCATGCATGGTTCATCAGTTCTTCGACACAACTACAACATTGAGTTTAACTCTCACATTGTCATTGGGGAAATCACCAAAACATTGGCTCTGACGATTGGGCCATCTATGTCAGAACTTCCTCGAAACGCCATCGCAGCGTTTAAAAACCTGACATACTCACTAGTGGTTTCCCAAAGTATTACCTTACAATCACTTGCGCTGGATATTTACAACAACTTATCGGCCTTCAAGTTGAAAGGTattttgcaagatcaaATTATCCTCAAAATGGTTAATTTCACCCTTGATGGAGCAATCATGATTGGGTTTAGCTCTAATTACTTCAGCCGCCACTTGACGCATAAAAACGAGATTTTCTCCATCACTTCAAGCCCCGAAGGAGTTTCAAAGTGCTATGACCTGCTTGATAACTTGGTGAAGTTGCAAAAGGGGCAGTTGTTCGCCAAAAAACTTGAATCTGTAAGTTGGCAACATCTTGACCTAAACCCATCTGAATCGGTAAGTAGGTACTTATCTGTATGGATGGACGAATCATACGGATGCGAGCTTGGCTGGTTTGACAAATTGTACCTCATGTTTAACATGAATAGGTCCAAGCTTTTCCAGAGCTACTAtaatgatgttgaagatattcTTAATCATAAAGGATTGGAAAGGGTTGTTGCCAACGCAAATGATGAGGACAAAAAACAAATTCTTGGGCAAGCCCGTCAACAAACTCTGAAGAAAAACGTTCAGAGCTCTTCCGACTCCATTTCTTGGCGGACTAAAAGGTTCATCCTCCGTTTGATCAAGGACTTGTGTCTTACCTCTACAAAGCTTCCTGGTCTCTCTCTTTCATTGAGCCAGAAGATACCAGAGTTAATAAGGTTGTCCTTTCAGGCATCGACAAGTAGAATTGCATCAATGAAGGCTTTAGGACTGGATTTGCTGACAATTATTGTGGAGCATTATTCAGACGTCGAAGATGCCGAAAACCCAGGCCATTCCATTTTAGAGCAACAAGAAGCCCAGATTATCAGTGCACTGATGCCTGCCTTCGGCTCTGGAAGTCCGCCAGATATTGTTATATCTGCACTCAAATTATCCGCCGATCTAGTGTCATCTGGAATTTCTCCACTTAAGCGGATGGGTCGTGTCTCCCAGCTTCTAGTTGAGTTTCTAGGGGTCTTCGACGACAAAAGCTCTGTTATCAAAGTAATGGACATCCTCATCGTAACGCAGAAGaccagaagaaaaatggaaCTGACTACTTTGAGTGCATGGGCTCAATTGGTCCAAAAAGGTGTCTCGCTGAAGAAGGAGGAGCTGAAGCAATTCACCGAAGAATACTGGGATGTGCTGGTTCCGTTGTGGATCTTGTCATTACGTGAGTACGTTATGATCAAATATGAAAGCCGGAAATCGGAGATATCAAAAGGAGGGAAGGTTAACGAATCTCAGAACAGTAAGTTAGAACCTTATGAAGGTGTCTGGCTGAACATGGTTATCGCACTGAGTTGTGTACTAGAAGCCAAACCAGAGGTTGTTTTGTCTTGTTTAAACAAGACAGAAATAGAAAGCTTCATGTTCATTTTGTTTACACAATGTGTTGAAGTTttagtgaagaaaatggATGAACGCGACCTGAAAGTAAAGGTTTTAGCTACGTTGCACATTATTTTAAAATGTGGAGTACCATTGGATACGTTGTTCGAGGATGGGGCAAacgaagaaattgttggAATTCTCGATCGCTTGATGATCATGGGTAACAATGAAGAGAGGCTTCAGTTGATAAAAGTTATCGATGACCTCATTAAAAGATATAGAAGGATGAATAACAACCACGACGCCTTTTTACATGGAATAGATAAAGTCTATGAACTATTGAGGCTACTATTAATGCCCATTTCGGAAATGCTTCCGTTCATCAAATACaattcatttgaagaagacgaagagaAAGACTTGAAGCTCAATGATCAGGATCTTGTATTGCTAAGGGAAGCTTTTTCCGTGCTGGAATCCAATGTAGTTGAGTTCGACGATATTTTTAAGATTGACTTGTACTCCTGTCTCCTGTTCATTGTTGGACAGATCTACCAGTCggaagaaagagataaGATATTACCGATAATATATCCTCTTCTGCGAACCATATCGAAAGATCTAGCAACTGCTAATGAAGAGAGCCCCCTTTTATCGACTTTCTTAGACTCAATTAAAACTGTTGTTTTAGGGAAGCTATCATCTGAAAATCAGTTGGCCAGCATTTTGATACTGCTTACGAGTGGATTCAACGGGCTTAGCCAGGACTATCTAGACTCTTTTACGAGCATATTGGTTAAAAGTTTACGAAATGAAGATACTCGTGTGATTGCGACTCATGGATTCAAATCGATGGTGAATAACGGATTCCAGCATTCCTGCTGTCGGTATATAATCAAAAAATCCATTTCAGAATTTTCTAAATGTATTGCCAACGAGAATGCTGATACAGGGACTAAAATGCTGGATATCGTTGAGGCTTTTGCATCCAAATATGTGCAGGGGGAATCGGAAATGTTGGCTACTGCATTTGCTTTGAACTTATCCATAATTTTTGCCTACTCTGATGGTAGGTCAAATGACGACGTGGCAGCTGCCAAGATAATGGCTTTGATTAAACTTGATAAGCAAACATTCAGGAGGGTTATTCACGATTTCATGAACGAACAACAAAAAGCATGCTTAGAACATATGATAGAAACCTCTCCAAGTTTTGCTTCCACCATGGACTCTACTGAAAACATAGGATTGGAGTTAAGAAGCTTTCGCTGACTAATTGACCTTAACGAATCCAATGATTAACGAAGCAAGGGCAACATGACTGATTCTGTTCAATCGTTGCCTCCAAGAAAGCTCAGGTGAATCAACAAAGGAGTTACAATGCAGTAGCGCACGAAATGATCATCACTATAAATCCACTACTTCtctcaatcaaagagaaagaaacgGAAGATTTGCCACTTTCCTTTGAATGATTGCAACAATTCCTGAGCATACTATGTACTGCGTTTAAGTCCCTGTCGAACATTCAGGCGCATCATACGCAGCTATGTATATTTACTTGATCATTCATCTTGCTTTATGGTCCGGCAATTATAACAGGACTTGGAGGTTCAATCCTCCTTAAGCTGAAGCACACTAGCACCATAAAACTGCTCATCATCGACAAATTATCACGGAAGAAAAAGTGTGCTATGCTGTCATGTTTGACCTTTATTTTGTGGTCAATTTATTGCACTCGCGGTAGTCTAACTCAGCGAATTTCGACTGTAGCCTTCGTCGTCGTGTTGGAGCATTCAGTGCGAACCATTATTTGGTTTGTTGGATGGATaatgttgaagagatttcTGAGAATTGCCTTTAATGTCCAGCATCTATTGGATGCTGGCGTGACAAATTCTCCAATAATGAGTGTTTCGGGTAGTTGTCTTATAGCTCTCTCATACCTGTATCAAGCTGAAACATAAAAATACTATCAATAATATGTAACCGATGCCTGAACTGGGTAACATGAGTGATATCGCACTCATTGAATTCTGTTGCTAGCATTATATGAAATTGCCTTTGATGGTCTTGCTCGGAGTCTCTCACATCTACGGCACAAGCAATGAAGTTGTTACAGTGGCAAGACTGATAAGACCCGCCAATGCCTCAATTTATCAGGTCTACAACTTCCAAGTATAATTTGGAGCTGGCACATCAGGAGCTTGTGGTTTCTTAAATGCCTTTTCAGCAGATTTACGTTGTTTGACTTTAGTCTACTTTTTCGGCATACTAATTCTGCGAGATGAGCAGAAATAAGTAATCTCACCAAGATTTCGTCACATATAAGCAGTTGAGGTAGTGGTCAATTACGTGGATAAGCCAACTAGTATGTCGTTCAAGAATATAGCTGTCGGTATCAGTGGACTTGGAATTGGTGCTGGGGTCGC
The window above is part of the Torulaspora delbrueckii CBS 1146 chromosome 3, complete genome genome. Proteins encoded here:
- the LAA1 gene encoding AP-1 complex accessory protein LAA1 (similar to Saccharomyces cerevisiae LAA1 (YJL207C); ancestral locus Anc_1.127), with amino-acid sequence MTEANLVDAIAGSKTKKDILFSWITKKLEIVNGEELSDENRQVSELSRIHDDSDAFIRYMAAQEDKDDLDSHEIFISFSQLYCSCLVRLLNERPGKIYDSAELLAKVLSEDDVTIEELSDNDKKKKKKTNTKRTYTFSPAKDLACTVLIQMYETFDRQLSSLAPLLYSVIFKNLKKILDKNKYLHATFMTLLLQLVSAILRNSGDTAFYNEYFSKFNKYSRRVFEEIYSDTQDFPTDAVSAIMEIWSDHFKQDTFIKEHKGDLQSAVIAKYVEGELGIFGFANDQTRIVIARTLAEVLFHYYFVAKILKTEQIWVLYGRIFTSSSKRDVQAGCFESIIHFIGLSAATDGNFLDASNYLEIIRALAAFIFSPARVNDQSLDTLARDLSFFEHTHRIVLPRIGESSKSLMLFRILYSNDENTKQEDGKSSTAVVNINSEQLWFNLSQLDLARFLISDLSSSFGNESHIVAQIKAKLIELSTCDNFTIRIHASEVLKAFLLNFPELLTETIETSLEALSRSFEITGEFPFPENHGHSLIVANLVDCADKKYVSFELIMRITVFATSFIKNHTTTTTDPLYVKSLLCWILLIGSLNYKDDQHLQMQSSQLFLFWKVLLTHTYSYRDEEDLYRNLEIRNHALTCLLTFVSNATINGNLAKQVSYLLVKCSNFNHSIVQKSSKIDKALLTNELRLLQIYLRLEEFVKGDFSCSLLILIMKNFSDPNLYHETSHSVLSSIKSIGEGKKTSKVEQREDKVLETSVASVLRQSDGFAFGISSKINLSGVSRLYITSRTKGPQNFDGSWASKDLYWYHNFELEVTKPISSMLSLDYFINLYSPNGYSECDQYSPRITTALIDASMEIFSVIFPNLNGKIQFSVLESLNTSMFSKTTNPLRTVAIAANVLVSINTAMKIIHEKEMSLDSDVGKLLLKSIEKIEFYSDYYLMNLKADCTGMICAAISRNSSEESTHDLIADHVNILIKNVVDVEEPFMRVLRAMSLVSIYKYNSASASFPRIFEVILALVQDPHPVVHSWSLRAMHVLLEKETTIDVTLASNLLKILLFVLTESSYGMHGSSVLRHNYNIEFNSHIVIGEITKTLALTIGPSMSELPRNAIAAFKNLTYSLVVSQSITLQSLALDIYNNLSAFKLKGILQDQIILKMVNFTLDGAIMIGFSSNYFSRHLTHKNEIFSITSSPEGVSKCYDLLDNLVKLQKGQLFAKKLESVSWQHLDLNPSESVSRYLSVWMDESYGCELGWFDKLYLMFNMNRSKLFQSYYNDVEDILNHKGLERVVANANDEDKKQILGQARQQTLKKNVQSSSDSISWRTKRFILRLIKDLCLTSTKLPGLSLSLSQKIPELIRLSFQASTSRIASMKALGLDLLTIIVEHYSDVEDAENPGHSILEQQEAQIISALMPAFGSGSPPDIVISALKLSADLVSSGISPLKRMGRVSQLLVEFLGVFDDKSSVIKVMDILIVTQKTRRKMELTTLSAWAQLVQKGVSLKKEELKQFTEEYWDVLVPLWILSLREYVMIKYESRKSEISKGGKVNESQNSKLEPYEGVWLNMVIALSCVLEAKPEVVLSCLNKTEIESFMFILFTQCVEVLVKKMDERDLKVKVLATLHIILKCGVPLDTLFEDGANEEIVGILDRLMIMGNNEERLQLIKVIDDLIKRYRRMNNNHDAFLHGIDKVYELLRLLLMPISEMLPFIKYNSFEEDEEKDLKLNDQDLVLLREAFSVLESNVVEFDDIFKIDLYSCLLFIVGQIYQSEERDKILPIIYPLLRTISKDLATANEESPLLSTFLDSIKTVVLGKLSSENQLASILILLTSGFNGLSQDYLDSFTSILVKSLRNEDTRVIATHGFKSMVNNGFQHSCCRYIIKKSISEFSKCIANENADTGTKMLDIVEAFASKYVQGESEMLATAFALNLSIIFAYSDGRSNDDVAAAKIMALIKLDKQTFRRVIHDFMNEQQKACLEHMIETSPSFASTMDSTENIGLELRSFR